A region of Paenibacillus sp. 37 DNA encodes the following proteins:
- a CDS encoding benzoate/H(+) symporter BenE family transporter produces the protein MKTASPSLRGRDLISPMIAALISVIVNYGGTFILVFQAAKVAGLSPEMTASWIWSISIGVGVTGIWLSYRYKEPIITAWSTPGVAFLVSALAVTPYPEAIGAYMISAVGFIILGLSGMFERFVRLIPPGIASGLLAGILLQFGISAFGGAKVDPLLVIVLFAGYIVLRRFTSRYAIVGILAIGLIYLICMGKTDFSTIQLAVASPVFVVPAFSLNALLGVALPLFIITLTGQYMPGMLVLRNDGFKTSANPILAVTGLGSLLAAPFGSHAFNVAAITAAICTGKDAHEDSTKRYIAGIACGVFYIFVGIFGVTLAALFLILPATFIATLAGLALLGTIGGSLANALTDPKGRETALITFLATAANVTLLGVGGAFWGLFAGMMAHLLMNSKFPKKQFGTNK, from the coding sequence ATGAAGACAGCATCCCCTTCGTTACGTGGCCGTGATTTGATATCGCCTATGATCGCCGCTTTAATATCCGTAATTGTGAATTACGGGGGTACGTTTATTCTTGTTTTTCAAGCTGCAAAAGTGGCTGGTTTAAGCCCGGAAATGACCGCTTCCTGGATTTGGTCCATCTCGATTGGGGTAGGAGTGACAGGAATTTGGCTCAGTTATCGGTACAAGGAACCGATTATTACAGCCTGGTCTACACCGGGTGTGGCGTTTCTCGTTTCAGCATTAGCGGTAACCCCTTATCCAGAAGCTATTGGCGCTTACATGATTTCAGCAGTCGGATTTATTATTTTAGGTTTGTCAGGCATGTTTGAACGTTTCGTTCGACTTATTCCCCCAGGCATCGCTTCCGGATTGTTAGCTGGCATTTTACTACAGTTTGGTATTTCGGCCTTTGGAGGGGCGAAGGTAGATCCTTTGCTTGTGATTGTACTGTTTGCAGGCTATATCGTGCTAAGAAGGTTTACTTCCCGTTACGCCATTGTTGGCATATTGGCAATAGGTTTGATTTATTTGATATGTATGGGGAAAACAGACTTCAGTACGATCCAATTGGCTGTAGCATCGCCTGTATTTGTTGTTCCAGCATTTTCGTTAAATGCTTTACTTGGCGTTGCGTTACCGCTGTTCATTATTACCTTGACAGGGCAGTATATGCCCGGAATGCTTGTTCTGCGTAATGATGGATTCAAGACAAGTGCCAATCCTATTTTAGCTGTAACAGGTTTGGGTTCGCTTCTTGCAGCCCCATTCGGATCACATGCTTTTAATGTGGCAGCTATTACAGCAGCGATTTGTACAGGGAAAGATGCACATGAGGATTCAACGAAGCGGTATATTGCAGGTATTGCTTGTGGTGTTTTTTATATTTTTGTCGGCATTTTTGGCGTAACATTGGCTGCTCTGTTTTTGATTCTTCCTGCTACTTTTATTGCAACATTAGCGGGATTGGCCTTACTTGGAACCATCGGTGGCAGTCTTGCCAATGCATTAACGGACCCTAAGGGACGTGAAACTGCATTGATTACGTTTTTGGCGACAGCAGCGAATGTGACTTTGCTTGGTGTGGGTGGTGCATTTTGGGGACTGTTTGCAGGAATGATGGCACATCTACTGATGAATAGTAAATTTCCCAAAAAACAATTTGGAACGAATAAATAA
- a CDS encoding DMT family transporter, protein MIERNTLENQKPSKFSDPIFVMLVASLCCLLWGSAYPSIKLGYIAFNILPEDIASKYVFAGYRFTLAGLLLLLLSRIVRKEKLQLSRPQWTSLIMLGILQTGLQYMFFYVGVANTTGVKGSIMNATTTFFSVVLAHFIYKNDKLSRNKIVGCLLGFVGVIIVNFHTDLLAFSFSFTGEGFVIIAALVFSVTALYAKRLTATIDVLIITGVSLFVGGLVLTLLGLSLGGRVTHFTLESTSNLIYLALLSSVAFCLWNMLLKYNKVGRVSVYNFLIPVFGALLSALFLGETILELKNLAALLFVSVGIYLVNRVRSVQTSNNTPIK, encoded by the coding sequence GTGATAGAGAGAAATACCCTTGAAAATCAAAAACCGAGTAAATTTAGTGATCCCATTTTTGTCATGCTCGTCGCAAGCCTGTGTTGCTTGTTATGGGGAAGTGCGTACCCGTCCATCAAACTTGGATATATCGCATTTAACATTCTGCCGGAAGACATTGCTTCCAAATATGTATTTGCCGGATATCGATTCACACTGGCGGGCTTGCTGCTATTGCTCCTGTCTCGTATCGTTAGAAAAGAGAAGCTTCAATTGTCCCGGCCTCAGTGGACAAGCCTTATCATGTTAGGTATATTGCAAACCGGTTTGCAATATATGTTTTTCTACGTTGGCGTAGCCAATACAACGGGTGTCAAAGGCTCCATTATGAATGCAACGACAACCTTTTTCAGTGTTGTTCTGGCCCATTTCATCTATAAGAACGACAAATTAAGCAGAAATAAAATCGTTGGCTGCTTGCTCGGATTCGTTGGCGTCATTATCGTAAACTTCCATACGGATCTGCTTGCTTTTTCCTTTTCATTCACAGGCGAAGGCTTCGTTATTATAGCGGCACTTGTTTTTTCCGTTACAGCCCTTTACGCAAAACGTCTCACCGCCACCATCGATGTTCTGATCATAACAGGTGTCAGCTTATTCGTCGGGGGACTGGTGCTTACGCTGTTAGGTCTATCACTCGGCGGTCGAGTCACCCATTTCACCCTGGAATCCACCAGTAACTTGATCTACCTGGCTTTGCTGTCCTCCGTCGCATTTTGTCTATGGAATATGCTTCTCAAGTATAACAAGGTCGGAAGAGTGTCTGTATACAACTTCCTAATTCCTGTGTTTGGCGCATTGTTATCAGCGTTATTCCTCGGGGAAACGATCTTGGAACTGAAAAATCTGGCCGCATTGCTGTTTGTATCCGTTGGCATTTATTTAGTCAATCGTGTACGTTCTGTGCAAACCTCTAATAACACTCCAATAAAATAG
- a CDS encoding NAD(P)-dependent oxidoreductase has translation MKILVLGATGRVGSHFVSNALRSNHHVTALVRSPEKLQISDDNFVLHQGNALVKEDIHHAIQSVDLVVSSLSTDGTTTLSQSMGHIVEAMAQERIKRIITIGTAGILESRTDPGLFRFQSPESKRKSTRAAEEHLEMYNILKASKLEWTIVCPTYLFDGESLGKYRVERDYLPDGGTSISVIDTAEFAYQQLMSDEYVQSRVGIAY, from the coding sequence ATGAAAATTTTAGTGTTAGGAGCCACCGGACGGGTTGGAAGTCATTTCGTCTCTAATGCCCTACGTTCCAATCATCATGTAACTGCACTGGTTAGAAGCCCGGAAAAGCTACAAATCAGCGATGACAATTTCGTTCTGCATCAAGGAAACGCTTTAGTCAAAGAGGATATTCATCACGCCATACAGAGTGTTGATCTCGTTGTTAGTTCCTTAAGTACCGATGGAACGACTACATTATCGCAATCCATGGGACATATTGTTGAAGCTATGGCTCAGGAGCGTATCAAAAGAATCATTACCATTGGTACAGCAGGAATATTGGAAAGTCGAACGGATCCTGGCTTGTTTCGTTTTCAATCCCCTGAGTCCAAACGTAAGTCCACGCGAGCAGCTGAAGAGCATCTGGAGATGTACAACATTCTCAAAGCTTCAAAGTTAGAATGGACCATCGTGTGTCCTACCTACTTATTTGATGGAGAATCCCTCGGTAAGTACCGGGTTGAGCGCGACTACTTGCCTGACGGTGGAACTTCAATATCTGTAATCGATACGGCAGAGTTTGCTTATCAACAATTAATGTCTGATGAGTATGTACAGTCACGTGTAGGCATAGCCTACTAG
- the rbsD gene encoding D-ribose pyranase yields MKRNGMLNSHISKILSDLGHTDLIVIADAGLPVPDGVLKIDLALKLGTPSFREVVEAIAEDMVIEKVIVAEEIREGNPVAMQFIKEKFGEEAIDASVSHEQFKALTRQVKAVIRTGEATPYANCILQSGVHFG; encoded by the coding sequence ATGAAAAGAAATGGCATGTTAAATAGTCACATCTCCAAGATTCTGTCTGATCTGGGCCATACGGACTTGATTGTGATTGCGGATGCAGGTCTGCCAGTACCGGACGGGGTGCTCAAAATAGATCTGGCCCTCAAGCTGGGAACACCAAGTTTTCGCGAAGTGGTAGAAGCGATTGCAGAAGATATGGTCATTGAGAAAGTCATTGTGGCTGAAGAGATTCGCGAAGGCAATCCCGTAGCCATGCAATTCATCAAGGAGAAATTCGGGGAAGAAGCAATCGATGCTTCCGTCAGCCACGAACAATTCAAAGCATTAACACGGCAAGTGAAAGCTGTTATCCGCACAGGTGAAGCCACACCCTATGCCAATTGCATTTTACAATCGGGAGTCCATTTCGGTTAA
- the rbsB gene encoding ribose ABC transporter substrate-binding protein RbsB, producing the protein MKKWTVTLISMLMIIVLAGCSLEPPEWAKPNPNKSNGQKKIGLSISTLNNPFFVSLKDGVMAEAKKQGIQVIVVDAQNDSAKQTNDVDDLIQQGVSALLINPADSAAISTAVQSANSVGIPVITLDRSADKGEVAALVASDNVKGGRMAAEYFVEQLGEGAKVIELEGVPGASATRERGKGFHEVADKQLDVVSKQSADFDRSKGLNVMENLLQGNPDVQAVFAHNDEMALGAIEAIQSSGKDIPVIGFDGNDDAIKSIQDGKLTATVAQQPILIGQLALQAALDVLSGKQVEPSIPAELKLVTKENVNE; encoded by the coding sequence ATGAAAAAGTGGACTGTAACACTCATAAGTATGCTGATGATCATCGTTCTGGCCGGGTGCTCTCTGGAGCCACCGGAATGGGCGAAACCTAACCCAAACAAAAGTAACGGACAGAAGAAAATAGGTTTGTCGATATCTACATTAAACAATCCATTCTTTGTATCACTGAAGGACGGGGTCATGGCTGAAGCCAAAAAACAGGGAATACAGGTCATCGTGGTGGATGCGCAGAACGATTCGGCCAAACAAACCAATGATGTGGATGATCTCATTCAGCAAGGCGTTAGTGCACTTCTGATTAACCCCGCGGACTCTGCAGCTATCTCCACAGCGGTTCAATCCGCTAATAGTGTTGGCATTCCCGTGATCACGCTGGATCGCTCCGCAGATAAAGGCGAAGTGGCGGCACTAGTGGCATCTGATAACGTTAAAGGTGGACGCATGGCAGCTGAATATTTTGTGGAACAACTGGGTGAGGGAGCAAAAGTCATTGAACTTGAGGGTGTACCTGGCGCTTCCGCAACAAGAGAACGGGGTAAAGGTTTCCATGAAGTGGCTGACAAGCAACTCGATGTGGTTTCCAAACAATCTGCTGATTTTGATCGGTCCAAAGGATTAAATGTCATGGAGAATCTGCTTCAGGGTAATCCTGACGTGCAGGCCGTATTTGCCCATAATGACGAGATGGCACTGGGTGCGATTGAAGCGATTCAAAGCTCAGGTAAAGACATTCCGGTCATCGGATTCGATGGCAATGATGATGCAATCAAATCCATTCAGGATGGGAAATTGACTGCAACAGTCGCTCAGCAGCCTATACTGATTGGCCAACTGGCGCTGCAAGCAGCTCTGGATGTGCTCAGTGGCAAGCAGGTGGAGCCATCGATTCCGGCTGAATTGAAGCTGGTAACCAAGGAAAATGTGAACGAGTAA
- the glyA gene encoding serine hydroxymethyltransferase codes for MKHLEKQDKVIGMAVQQELGRQQDTIELIASENFVSQAVMEATGSVLTNKYAEGYPGRRYYGGCEQVDTVEEIANSRLKALFGAEHANVQPHSGSQANMAVYFASVEIGDTILGMNLSQGGHLTHGSTVNFSGRFYNFVPYGVDAQTGRIDFDEVRKLAYKYRPRMIVAGGSAYPRTIEFELFAQIAAEVGALFFVDMAHIAGIVAAGLHPNPVPHAHFVSTTTHKTLRGPRGGAILCRESWAQAIDKAVFPGTQGGPFMHVIAGKAVALGEALQSEFTTYIEGVLNNANVLAETLMNEGLTLVSGGTDNHIVLVDLRTMGLTGKEAEALLDGVGITANKNAIPHDTASPLITSGIRFGTPAMTSRGLGAREMKEIAQLIGLAFKNPKSSKVKNQILGSVREITSQFPLYEGLK; via the coding sequence ATGAAACATTTGGAGAAGCAAGACAAAGTAATAGGAATGGCTGTCCAGCAAGAGCTTGGAAGGCAGCAGGATACGATAGAACTGATTGCATCAGAGAATTTTGTAAGTCAAGCTGTGATGGAAGCAACCGGTTCGGTATTGACCAATAAATATGCGGAGGGGTATCCGGGCAGAAGGTATTATGGCGGATGTGAGCAAGTCGATACAGTCGAAGAGATAGCAAATAGTCGCCTTAAAGCACTTTTTGGCGCTGAACATGCGAATGTGCAGCCTCACTCCGGTTCTCAGGCTAACATGGCAGTATATTTTGCCTCGGTTGAGATTGGGGACACAATACTTGGCATGAATCTATCCCAAGGTGGTCATCTAACACACGGAAGTACTGTTAATTTTTCAGGTAGGTTTTACAATTTTGTTCCATATGGTGTTGATGCACAGACGGGCCGCATTGACTTTGACGAAGTACGTAAACTTGCTTATAAGTATCGTCCACGCATGATTGTTGCAGGTGGAAGTGCATACCCGCGGACCATTGAGTTTGAATTATTTGCCCAGATTGCCGCCGAAGTGGGAGCTCTTTTCTTTGTAGATATGGCACATATAGCCGGAATAGTCGCAGCGGGTTTGCATCCTAATCCGGTACCGCATGCTCATTTTGTCTCAACCACCACGCACAAGACTTTGCGAGGTCCACGAGGGGGAGCCATTTTGTGCCGGGAATCGTGGGCACAAGCGATCGACAAAGCTGTATTCCCGGGGACTCAGGGCGGGCCATTCATGCACGTTATCGCGGGGAAAGCGGTGGCATTAGGTGAGGCATTGCAATCCGAGTTCACAACATATATTGAAGGTGTTCTGAATAACGCCAACGTATTGGCAGAAACTTTAATGAATGAAGGGCTCACCCTTGTATCGGGTGGAACAGATAATCATATTGTGTTGGTTGACTTACGAACTATGGGCCTTACAGGCAAAGAAGCCGAAGCTTTACTGGATGGAGTAGGGATTACGGCGAATAAAAATGCAATCCCTCACGATACGGCAAGTCCTTTGATTACAAGCGGTATTCGTTTTGGAACTCCGGCTATGACTTCAAGAGGGCTTGGAGCCAGGGAAATGAAAGAAATTGCTCAGCTGATAGGGCTTGCTTTCAAAAATCCAAAGAGTTCGAAGGTGAAAAATCAGATATTAGGCAGTGTCCGCGAAATCACTTCGCAATTCCCTCTATATGAAGGACTTAAATAG
- a CDS encoding ABC transporter permease subunit codes for MQENKTAKSGFRFSSVIQKLGPLLGLIILILIVSVLNPSFLEPLNILNLLRQVSINALIAFGMTFVILTGGIDLSVGSILALSSAFVANMMLSGLDPILSIIIGVALGGVMGMVNGLMITKGKMAPFIATLATMTIFRGLTLVYTNGNPITGLGDNLLFQLFGRGYLLGIPVPAITMLITFMILWIVLHKTAFGRKTYAIGGNEKASIISGIKVNRVKIMIYSLTGMLAALAGAILTSRLNSAQPTAGTSYELDAIAAVVLGGTSLAGGRGRIVGTLIGVLIIGVLNNGLNLLEVNSFYQMVVKGIVIAIAVLLDRKKTA; via the coding sequence ATGCAGGAAAACAAAACGGCTAAAAGCGGCTTCCGTTTCTCAAGCGTGATACAAAAATTGGGACCGCTGCTTGGCTTAATCATTCTTATTCTCATCGTATCGGTGTTGAATCCAAGTTTCTTGGAACCGCTTAATATCTTGAATTTATTGCGTCAAGTCTCGATTAATGCGCTGATTGCCTTCGGTATGACGTTTGTGATCCTAACGGGTGGAATTGATCTGTCGGTCGGCTCAATCCTGGCTTTATCCAGTGCTTTTGTAGCAAATATGATGTTGTCTGGCCTCGATCCGATCTTGTCCATCATTATCGGTGTAGCACTCGGTGGTGTCATGGGTATGGTGAACGGACTGATGATTACCAAAGGTAAAATGGCTCCGTTTATCGCCACACTCGCTACCATGACGATATTCAGAGGACTGACATTGGTGTACACAAATGGTAACCCAATTACAGGCCTCGGGGATAACCTGTTGTTCCAACTGTTTGGCCGCGGTTACCTGCTGGGTATTCCGGTACCTGCAATTACGATGCTGATTACCTTCATGATTCTGTGGATTGTTTTGCATAAAACGGCTTTTGGCCGTAAAACGTACGCTATCGGTGGTAATGAGAAAGCCTCCATTATCTCGGGTATCAAAGTTAATCGCGTGAAAATTATGATTTACTCCCTGACAGGTATGCTCGCTGCTCTGGCAGGTGCAATTCTGACATCGCGTTTGAATTCAGCGCAACCAACGGCAGGTACATCCTACGAGCTGGATGCAATCGCAGCAGTTGTATTGGGTGGTACAAGTCTGGCTGGAGGACGTGGACGCATCGTTGGTACATTGATCGGTGTTCTGATTATCGGCGTATTGAATAATGGATTGAACTTGCTTGAAGTAAACTCATTTTATCAAATGGTTGTAAAAGGTATCGTCATTGCCATTGCCGTCCTGCTGGACCGCAAGAAAACAGCATAA
- a CDS encoding LacI family DNA-binding transcriptional regulator: MKTIKDVAQLAGVSVATVSRVINDRGYVHADTRKKVEDAVKALNFSPNEVARSLYKRKSKLIGLLLPDIANPYFPQLARGVEDRMQEQDYRLIFGNSDEDERKEQDYIQTFIQNNVVGVISSTNYPHSSIYENLKIPVVFLDRTSLDRPSVYADGREGGRLAAREIIKRGSRRITVMQGPSQIRPAQDRFEGAIEIIRDAGLDYRVIQTTSFSINEAGVWAEELFRKYGDTDGVIASNDIAAMAVLHEAARVGRKVPDDVQVIGFDDIPMSSLLSPALSTIHQPAYEMGREAAGLLIQLVEQAAVENKNIQLPVSFIERGTTRKVKSDG, from the coding sequence ATGAAAACAATTAAAGACGTAGCTCAACTGGCTGGCGTATCTGTTGCCACCGTATCCAGAGTCATTAATGATAGAGGTTATGTTCATGCCGACACACGCAAGAAAGTGGAAGATGCTGTGAAGGCGCTTAATTTTTCGCCAAATGAAGTGGCCCGCTCATTATATAAACGCAAGTCCAAACTGATTGGCCTGTTGTTGCCGGATATTGCCAACCCTTACTTCCCGCAGTTGGCCCGCGGCGTAGAGGACCGGATGCAAGAGCAGGATTATAGACTGATATTTGGAAATAGTGATGAGGATGAACGGAAGGAGCAGGATTACATCCAGACGTTTATCCAGAACAACGTGGTCGGTGTGATCTCTTCAACGAACTACCCTCATTCTTCAATATATGAAAACCTGAAGATTCCCGTTGTGTTTCTGGACAGAACATCACTCGATCGTCCATCCGTGTATGCGGACGGCAGGGAAGGTGGAAGACTAGCTGCAAGGGAGATAATCAAACGCGGCAGTCGCCGGATCACAGTTATGCAGGGACCGTCACAGATCAGACCCGCTCAAGATCGCTTTGAAGGAGCGATTGAAATCATCCGTGATGCTGGGTTAGACTACCGGGTGATCCAGACGACCTCATTTTCAATTAACGAGGCAGGTGTATGGGCTGAAGAATTATTCAGGAAGTATGGGGACACAGACGGGGTCATTGCCAGCAATGACATTGCAGCCATGGCAGTACTGCATGAGGCAGCACGAGTTGGAAGAAAAGTTCCCGATGACGTACAAGTGATCGGTTTCGATGATATTCCAATGAGCAGCCTGTTGTCGCCAGCGCTGTCGACTATCCATCAGCCAGCATACGAGATGGGAAGAGAAGCGGCGGGATTACTTATCCAGCTTGTGGAACAAGCTGCAGTAGAGAACAAAAACATACAGTTACCCGTAAGTTTCATCGAACGGGGCACTACGAGAAAGGTGAAATCAGATGGCTAA
- the rbsK gene encoding ribokinase, translated as MAKICVIGSSSMDLVVTSSRRPGAGETVLGDSFKTVPGGKGANQAVAAARLGAEVAMIGRVGDDAFGKDIVENFRANAVNTQNVKPVTHLESGTAHIILAEGDNSIVVVEAANREVTPAYVDEAAEVIRGADIVLIQQEIPEETVVHVSALCAEFGTPLLLNPAPARTLPQQVIDNAAYITPNEHEAEILFQGMSPAQALRQYPNKLFITEGSKGVRYFDGTEEILVPTYKVEAVDTTGAGDTFNAAFAVALAEGKALQESIRFANRAASLSVTKFGAQGGMPTRDEVEESL; from the coding sequence ATGGCTAAAATATGTGTAATAGGAAGCAGTTCAATGGATCTGGTTGTTACTTCGTCAAGACGGCCGGGGGCGGGTGAAACCGTTCTTGGCGACAGCTTCAAAACGGTTCCGGGTGGCAAAGGAGCCAATCAGGCTGTTGCCGCTGCACGACTGGGTGCCGAGGTTGCGATGATCGGCCGGGTAGGCGACGATGCTTTTGGCAAAGATATTGTAGAGAACTTTAGAGCAAATGCTGTAAATACGCAAAATGTGAAACCGGTTACACATTTAGAAAGTGGAACGGCTCATATCATTCTGGCAGAAGGTGATAATAGTATCGTAGTGGTTGAAGCGGCGAATCGTGAAGTCACTCCTGCATATGTCGATGAAGCAGCTGAAGTGATCCGCGGTGCAGATATCGTATTAATTCAGCAAGAAATTCCGGAGGAAACGGTTGTGCATGTGAGTGCATTGTGTGCAGAATTCGGAACACCCCTGCTGCTTAATCCCGCTCCGGCGAGAACATTACCGCAACAAGTGATCGACAATGCCGCATATATCACGCCGAACGAGCATGAAGCTGAGATTTTGTTTCAGGGCATGAGTCCGGCACAGGCATTACGTCAGTATCCAAACAAGTTGTTCATCACGGAGGGCAGTAAAGGTGTACGTTACTTTGATGGCACTGAGGAAATTCTAGTCCCAACTTATAAAGTTGAGGCTGTTGATACTACTGGGGCAGGGGATACGTTCAACGCCGCATTTGCAGTTGCTTTGGCTGAAGGAAAAGCGTTGCAAGAGAGTATACGCTTCGCCAATCGGGCTGCATCGTTGTCCGTCACCAAGTTCGGAGCGCAGGGCGGCATGCCGACGCGTGATGAAGTAGAGGAGAGCTTGTAA
- a CDS encoding sugar ABC transporter ATP-binding protein, with translation MHIQMQDIHKAFGTNQVLSGVDFELKDGEVHALMGENGAGKSTLMNILIGLHERDQGTITIDGEENYFASPKEAEKLGITFIHQELNVWPEMTVLDNLFIGKEMTSSIGLLNTRQMRALAKEQFAKLSVDIPLERPAGECSVGQQQMIEIAKALMTDAKVIIMDEPTAALTEREIQKLFGVISSLKKDGVSIVYISHRMEEIFTICDRITIMRDGRTVDTQPIPQTSFDEVVRKMVGRELTERYPVRNPSYGEVVLEVRNASSKGLFENINFTVRAGEILGFSGLMGSGRTEIMRTIFGLDTLDSGEIFIRGKKANIRKPADAVKHGIGFITEDRKDEGLVLDFSIRENMALTNLFSFSNKGFISAPKEQDFVDTLIKRLQIKTQSSETAARNLSGGNQQKVVIAKWVGIGPSVLILDEPTRGVDVGAKREIYELMNELTDRGVAIIMVSSELPEVLGMSDRIAVVHEGHISGEVAREVATQEHIMTLATGGQ, from the coding sequence ATGCACATTCAGATGCAAGACATTCATAAAGCGTTTGGCACCAACCAGGTGCTGAGCGGAGTGGATTTTGAATTAAAAGATGGTGAAGTTCATGCCTTAATGGGGGAGAATGGAGCCGGTAAATCCACACTGATGAACATTCTGATTGGTCTCCATGAGCGAGATCAGGGAACCATCACGATAGACGGAGAAGAAAACTATTTTGCAAGTCCGAAGGAAGCCGAGAAACTAGGTATCACCTTTATCCATCAGGAGCTGAATGTATGGCCTGAAATGACGGTGCTGGATAATCTATTTATTGGTAAGGAAATGACATCATCCATCGGGTTGCTTAATACAAGACAAATGAGAGCGCTTGCCAAAGAACAGTTTGCCAAGCTTTCCGTAGACATACCACTGGAACGTCCTGCGGGAGAATGCTCTGTCGGGCAGCAGCAGATGATTGAAATCGCCAAAGCACTTATGACAGATGCCAAGGTTATCATTATGGACGAGCCAACAGCGGCACTCACGGAGCGCGAGATACAGAAACTGTTTGGTGTAATCAGCTCACTGAAGAAGGACGGAGTATCCATCGTGTATATTTCTCACCGCATGGAGGAGATATTCACGATCTGTGACCGGATTACCATTATGCGTGACGGCAGAACGGTAGACACTCAGCCAATTCCACAGACAAGCTTTGATGAAGTGGTGCGGAAAATGGTAGGTCGTGAACTTACAGAGCGTTATCCTGTCCGGAATCCTTCTTATGGTGAAGTTGTTCTGGAAGTAAGGAATGCAAGCAGTAAAGGGTTGTTCGAGAATATTAACTTCACTGTGAGAGCGGGAGAAATACTTGGTTTCTCAGGACTTATGGGTTCTGGACGAACCGAGATTATGCGAACAATCTTCGGTTTGGATACGTTGGATAGCGGTGAAATCTTCATCCGCGGCAAAAAAGCGAACATTCGTAAACCGGCAGATGCAGTGAAACATGGAATCGGGTTTATTACAGAAGACCGCAAGGATGAAGGGCTGGTATTAGACTTCTCTATTCGCGAGAATATGGCGTTGACGAATCTGTTCAGTTTCTCAAACAAAGGTTTCATCTCAGCTCCAAAAGAACAAGATTTCGTAGATACATTGATCAAACGTCTACAGATCAAAACGCAATCCTCGGAGACGGCGGCAAGGAATCTATCCGGGGGTAACCAGCAGAAGGTGGTTATCGCGAAATGGGTTGGGATCGGACCAAGCGTGCTTATCCTGGATGAACCTACCCGCGGAGTGGATGTCGGGGCGAAGCGCGAAATCTATGAATTGATGAATGAACTGACTGACCGCGGCGTTGCAATCATCATGGTATCGTCGGAGCTACCTGAAGTGCTTGGCATGAGCGACCGGATCGCAGTTGTGCATGAAGGACACATCAGTGGAGAGGTTGCAAGGGAAGTAGCAACACAAGAACACATTATGACATTGGCCACAGGGGGACAGTGA
- a CDS encoding YggS family pyridoxal phosphate-dependent enzyme → MKHLVGENLQTVRQQMALACQASGRNLEEIQLLLATKTVPLEKLEVAIQAGEVLFGENKAQELRDKFPLMQQHEQVEWHFIGHLQTNKVKDVVKYVTLIHSVDRLKLGQALHNQLVKENKTLDILVQINTSYEESKFGASPETAVELVEQLSQFETLNVKGLMTIGKLNATNEETRHCFRLLNQIRTQIKEKNIPRVEMDILSMGMSGDFQVAIEEGATMIRVGTSVFGQRYLPDEYYWNENTRIDD, encoded by the coding sequence ATGAAACATCTAGTAGGAGAAAATCTTCAAACTGTAAGACAGCAAATGGCACTGGCCTGCCAGGCTTCCGGTCGCAACTTAGAGGAAATTCAGTTGTTGCTCGCGACCAAAACGGTACCGCTTGAGAAACTAGAGGTAGCGATTCAAGCAGGTGAGGTTCTATTCGGAGAAAACAAAGCTCAGGAACTTCGGGACAAATTTCCGCTTATGCAGCAACACGAACAGGTGGAATGGCATTTTATCGGACATCTGCAAACGAATAAAGTAAAAGACGTTGTTAAATATGTTACGCTCATCCATTCCGTAGATCGTCTGAAACTGGGTCAGGCGTTACATAACCAGCTTGTCAAAGAGAATAAGACCTTAGACATTCTTGTGCAAATTAATACGTCCTACGAAGAAAGTAAATTTGGCGCATCTCCAGAAACAGCCGTTGAGCTTGTAGAACAGTTGTCTCAATTCGAGACATTAAATGTGAAAGGTTTAATGACCATTGGAAAACTGAATGCGACGAACGAAGAAACACGACATTGTTTTCGATTGTTAAACCAGATCCGTACACAGATTAAAGAGAAAAATATTCCACGCGTAGAAATGGATATTTTATCGATGGGTATGTCTGGTGACTTCCAAGTCGCCATTGAAGAAGGAGCTACAATGATCCGGGTAGGGACAAGTGTATTTGGTCAACGCTACTTACCGGACGAGTATTACTGGAATGAAAACACACGCATCGATGATTAA